One Perca flavescens isolate YP-PL-M2 chromosome 14, PFLA_1.0, whole genome shotgun sequence genomic window carries:
- the edn2 gene encoding endothelin-2 gives MMMMMASFMCKTLTLFIICMALQEGCGLPLSERPEQPAQAPHRVRTKRCSCNSWDDKECIYFCHLDIIWVNTPSKLLPYGLGSPLSRRRRRSAERCECLNPADKTCSGFCRQSSENPRTNVVGPLVESASTTSNTLLASFRSVVKSNVVIAKEILSSKENPGGVNRLRSRTRR, from the exons atgatgatgatgatggcttCCTTCATGTGCAAGACACTGACTTTATTTATCATCTGCATGGCTCTGCAAGAGG GTTGTGGACTCCCGTTATCAGAGAGGCCAGAGCAGCCAGCTCAGGCTCCGCACCGCGTCAGGACCAAGCGCTGCTCCTGTAACAGCTGGGATGATAAAGAGTGCATCTACTTCTGCCACCTGGATATTATCTGGGTCAACACGCCAAG TAAACTGCTTCCTTATGGCCTGGGAAGTCCCCTGTCTCGTCGCCGGCGCCGTTCGGCTGAACGTTGCGAATGCCTTAACCCAGCCGATAAAACCTGCTCCGGCTTCTGCCGTCAAAG CTCAGAGAATCCAAGGACTAATGTCGTGGGCCCATTGGTAGAATCTGCAAGCACAACCAGCAACACATTGCTGGCATCTTTCAG ATCTGTGGTCAAGTCCAACGTTGTGATCGCAAAAGAGATTCTGTCATCAAAAGAGAACCCGGGTGGAGTAAACAGGCTGAGGAGCAGAACGAGAAGGTAG